The genomic segment AACTGACAGAAGCAATTAAAATCATATTGAAAGGACAGTAGACTACAAAGTATTACTGTCCCTTGCCCCTTGCTCTaacaaaaatgaattaaaacaagtaaaaaggccttaagttcgtcagggccgaactttggatacccaccacctcgggcttatatgtaaaccacttttcatcaaaatccagtaaaaaaatgcataccttatgccccatagcaaaaaatggcaaattttgcccatgaacattccactaaggaacagggccaaacttctcacatatcaatgaatgctgtccgattcaagtataagctcaatgataaggggcctcctttttatagccgagtccgaacggcgtgccgcagtgtgacacctctttggagagaagttttacatggcatagtacctcacaaatgttgccagcattaggaggggaaaaccacccctgaaattttttgttttttctaatggtctcgccaggattcgaacccaggcgttcagcgtcatagacggacatgctaacctctgcgctacggtggcctcctagcagctatatgttccgatttggaccaaatactaataagtacaagtcattgttcaattgtgtacaacaaattattggtctttttggtagctatatctgaaaatcaaccgatccgaaccatatacggatgtcgaaaagcctaacataagtctctgtgtcaaatttcagtgcaatcggattaaaaatgcgccttttaagaggccaagattttaaatcgagatatcggtctatatggccgctatatcgaaatttggaccaatctgtgccaaatcgaagagaagtgtcgaagggcctaacgcaactcactgtaccaaatttcggcgacattggataataaatgcaccttttacggccccaaaaccttaattcgagaaatcggtctatatggcagctatatcgaaatctggaccgatcagtgtcATATTGccgaagtatatcgaggggcttaacttaactcactgtcttaaacaTGGAACTATAAATGCTCCTTAacgggtccaaaaccttaaatcgaaagatcggtctatatggcagctatattcaaaatgcgcatttattgtccgatggcgccaaAATTcgagaaagtgagttgtgttaggccccttgaaattttccttcaatttggcctagatcggtccagatttgaatatagctgccatatagaccaatccgaacatttagggccttaggcccataaaagccaaatttattatccgattttgcttctttaatTTTCCcacttcggtccagatttgggtatagctgccgtatagaccgatctcccgatttaaggttttggtctcataaaaggcgcatttattgtccgatatcgctgaaatttgggacagtgggtaagGTTAAGACCCtcggcatacttctgcaatatggttcagatgggtccagatttggatatagctgccatatagaccgatctgccgatttagggtcttagacccataaaagccacatttattatacgatttagctgaaatttgggacaatgagttgtgttagggccttcaacatccgtctttaatttggcctagatcggtccagatttggatatagctgtcaaacaGCCTGATCTctatatttaaggtcttgcgcccatcaaagacgtatttattgtccgatttagctaaaattttgataagtgagttatgttaggcccctcaacatctttctgcaatatggcacaaatcggtccagatttggatatagcggccatatagaccgatctcccgatttaaggtcttgggttcataaaaggagcatttattgttcgatgttgccgaaaatcgggtaagtgagttgtgttagacccttcgacattccttttcaatttggcctttatcggtccagatttggatatagctgccatatggactgatccgccgattaagggtcttaggcccataaaagccacatttattataagattttcctgaaatttgagacagtgagttgtgttagtgccTTCAACATTTATCTttgatttggcctagatcggtccagatttggatatagctgccatatggactgacacgccgattaagggtcttaggcccataaaagccacatttattatccgattttgctgaaatttggggcagtgagttgtgtaaggcctatcaacatccttcttttatttggtctagatcggtccagatttgggtatagctgccatatggagcgatctctcgatttaaggccttgggcccataaaaggcgcattaattgtccgatttaaccataatttgggacggtgagttgtgttaggcccctcgacatccatcttaATTTTGGGTcagctcggtccagattcggatatagctgccatagagaccgatttctcgatttaaagttttgtgcccataaaaggcgcattttttgtccgatttagccattatttgggacggtgagttatgttaggccccgcAATATCTTTAtacaatatggctcagatcggtccagattttgatatagctgccatatagaccgatttctcgatttaaagtcttgggcccataaaaggcccgtttattgtccgatatcgccgaaatttgggacagttagttgtggtTGGCCGCcaaacatccttcttcaatttggccccgatcggttcggatatggatatagctgccatatagaacgatctctagatttacggtcttgggcccgtaaaaggcatgtttattgtccaatggcgccgaaatttggaaaagtgagttgtgttagggtcttcaacatttttctgcaatataccacagatcggtccagatttggatacagctgctatataggccgatctctcgatttatggttttggcctcataaaaggcacgtttataatccgatttaggtcaaatttgacacatccgtgtcgtatatggttcagatcggtctatgtttggatatggctaccaaaaatataaattttttgttctacaaaattgaacaatgacttgtacttattacaccactcaatgtccgtgccgaatttgatccaaataggaccatttttcggtatagctgctatgggggcataaattataaatttttcaccggattatgataaAAGACCgttgacatatatacccgaggtggtgggtatccaaagctcggcccggccgaatttaacgcctttttacttgttttactctgTCAAGCAATATTACAATACGATGTAAGCGAAATGACAAAGTCAAGGTATCTAAGGTATCTAAGCTACCCATTCcgacattgtcccgatcgaacATCGTCATTATCTTTATTATGAAATCCACCAATTTCCTTTAAGATATTGACAAACAAATTCTAATGCTATGCAACAGCACATATTAATGGAAATTTTCTGTACTAATACGAAAAGCTCTAACATTTTCCTCCTTTCCCTTATCGCATCACTCTGTTGCAAGTGCAATGAACCTAACGTGTTAACcagattttaatgaagttttgGTGGTTTGACAACATCATTTCATGGGGTTTCTGGAAACGGGGTACACACTTAATAACACTAATTTTCGCTTGTAATGCAAAGGTCTCATGTGTATCCACATTGAGATATCTGATACCCTTGTCTTAACCTAAAGAAACCGTTTTATGAGTATTCTATGcctacaattttttctttggttaATGTTTACCTTCATGATGAAGTTGATATTTTTGGACAAGTGCTTTGATGTGATGGTAGCAAATGAGATTGTCAAGACGGTTGTAATTGTTGTTGGTGTCTGCGGCGGCAGTGGCGGCTCACATGACAATTGCTCAAGAAGCCCGACATTGCCCCAGTGGCGATGGCAGGGCCCCACATACATTTTTAGAATATTGGGTTTCCTTTGAATTTTGCATTGTTGCAAACTCAATGATGTTTTGTATATAAAGCCCTTTGATGGTAAGCTAAGTCATGTTAGTTCTGACTACATATTCAAACCAAAAACAATTCCACCAAAACCATACAACATGTTTAAGATTGTAAGTATTGAGGAAGAAGTCAAAGAAgtcaaatattgttaaaaaaaattcctcTTGCTTTTTTCAGTTCTTCTTTTTGTCCTTCTTGGCTATGGCCTTTGCCAAACCTGGCTACATCAACTCCCATCCCATTGTCACTTCCTATCATCATGCTGCTCCTGCGGTTCATGTCATTCGTCCAGTGATTGCCACTCACAGCATTGCCACTCCTTTGATTCATCATCATGGCGGTTACATTCATGGCAGCGGTCTTCACGGCAGCGGTCTTCATGGCAGCGGTCTTCATGGCGGCATTCATCATCATGGTCTTTATTGAATTGCTTCGTCAAGTCCACCATACCGCTGAAATGATTGATGTTAAAATTCTGTGaaaatgtttattaaatttttttctacagaatAAATTGCTTGTTACCTGAATCTTTCAATTGGATTTAATGGTTACATATATCATATGGGTCTACAAACATAGACACTAGCCAGTGATTGAGCAACAGAGCTgggattctttttatacccaccaccatatggaatgggtggtatacttatccagtcattccgtatgtaacaccttcaaatattgatctatgaccccataaagtatctatggttgcccaaaaagtaattgcggatttttcatatagtcggcgttgacaaattttttcacagcttgtgactctgtaattgcattctttcttccgtcagttatcacctgttacttttagcttgctttagaaaaaaagtgtaaaaaaagtatatttgattaaagttcattctaagttttagtaaaaatgcatttactttcttttaaaaaatccgcaattactttttgagcaaccctatatattcttgatcgtctccatattctgagtcgatctagtcatgtccgtccctctatcgaaatcacaatagtggTCGAATGCCCTaaagtcatatcggttcagatttgtatgtagcccccatataaaccaatcccctgttttgacttcttgagcccctagaggccccaattttcatcccatttggctgcaatttgccACAAAGAAGTCTGTTCTGACTTTCTagatccatgccaagtacgatcagaatcggtttatatactgaAATAGCACCCTTACAAACcaatccccggttttgacttattgagctcatagaagtctcaattttcatatgATTTGGGTATAACTCATCACACATCCTTCTGTTCTGACTGTCTagatccgtgccaagtatgaacaGAATAGCTCTACAAACTAATGTAGGCCCCTTGTAAACCTatcccccaatttgacttcttgaacccccagagggcccaattttcattcgatttgactgaaatttgagaaaaagaCTTCTGTTCGGGCTTTTTAGATCCATGCTAAGTATAATCCGAATAGGTCTACAAACTGATGTAGCCCACATGTAAAGCGATCTTCGGATTCTatatcttgagctcctagaagcctcaattgtaattcgatttcgctgaaattcgccacaaagacttctgctctGACTTTCTAgatccgtgccaagtacgatcagcatagtttttataccctacactacaactgtggtacagggtattataacttagtgcatttgtttgtaacacccagaaggaagagagatagagccATGGATAAGCATACcggtctgactgtctgtctgtccgtcctcaaTTTTCAACCTTCTATTCAGACTGTCTAgattcgtgccaagtatgatcagaATGGGTTtatgaactgatatagcccccttgtAAACCTCTACCCGGATGTGACTgtctatttgtctgtccgtctgtctgtccgtctgtctgtccgtctgcctgtccgtctgtctgtccgtctgtctgtctgtctgtctgtctgtctgtccgtctgtctgtctgtctgtctggtagtctgtctgtctgtctgtctggtagtctgtctgtctgtctgtctgtctgtctgtctgtctgtctgtccttctgtctgtccgtctgtctgtccgtctgtccgtctgtctgtctgtccgtctgtctgtctgtccgtctgtctgtctgtccgtccgtctgtctgtccgtctgtccgtcttaaTGTCCATGTTAGTttagtacaaagtacaggtcgcagttttaatccgatcgtcctcaaatttggtacatgtttttcggtctagagacgaagcctattgaaattggaaaaatcggttcagatttggatatagctcccatatatatgttcttccgatttgcagtaatattccaataaaatcgtcttttgtaaaccgattctttcgaaatacggcaggaaggattttcttatgaatcccgacattaccggtgaattttatagaaatcggatcggatttggatatagctcccatatatatgttcgtccgatttggagtaatacggaaataaagtggtcatttattaaccgattctcaggaaatttgggaggaaggactttcttatgactcttaatattactggtgaatttcatagaaatcggatcagatttggatgtagcccccatatatatgttcgtccgatttggagtaatacagcaataaaatggtaggacttttttacgactctcgacattactggtgaatttcatagaaatcggatgagattcggatatagctcccatatatatgttcgacgatttgcagtaataatgcaataaaatggtcatttgttaaccaatactctcgaaatttggcaggaaggattttcttacgactctcgatattaccggtgaatatcatagaaatcggttcagatctggatatagctcccatatatatgttcgtccgatttggagcaatacagcaataaaatggccatttattaaccgattctctggaaatttggcacgaaggattttcttattactctcaatattactggtgaatttcgtggaaatcggttcagatttagatatagcactcatataaatatatcgtccgattttaacttctagagtcacagcaggCGCAatatattgacccatcttgccaaaattcagcaaaacgctttcctcgacgattgccacagtatctgagaagtttgctcgaaatcgattcagatttaggtatagctctcgtatatatgTTCACCCGATTTTCAGAAATATTGCACTAAAGTTCATATTTTTTAACCGGTTTtctcgaagtttggcaggaatgattttccaatgactctcaacattactggtgaatattatggaaatcggttcagatttagatacgaaacacctcatgcaaaatttgagccaaattggataagaattgtgccctatagcggctcaagaagtcaagatcccatattggtttatatggcagctatatcaggttatggaccgatttgaaccattcttaatacagttgttgaaagttataacaaaacacctcacgcaaaatttcagccaaatcggattgtgccctctagcggctcaagaagtcaagaccctagatcggtttacatggcagctatatcaggttatggaccgatttaaactattcttagcacagttgttggaagttattataaaatacctcacgcaaaatttcagctaaattggataagaattacgtcatctagtggctcaagaagtcaagaccccagatcggtttatatggcagctatatcaggttatgaaccgatttcaaccatacttagcacagttgttggaagttattataaaacacctcatgcaaaatttcagccaaataggataagaattgtgccctctaacggcccaagaagtcaagatcccagatcggtttatatgacagctatatcaaaacgtggaccgatatagcccatttacaatcccaaccgacctacattaataagaggtatttgtgcaaaatttcaagcggctagctttactccttcgaaagttagcgtgctttcgacagacaggcggatggaaggacagacggacggacagatggacgaacaaaTCTACGAAcggtcaagatcccatatcggttaataGTCGTAGAGTCGTATGACTCGAATGGGAAAGCCAGGAGGAgttgtggacattgaaatccCCAGCGACAACGATTTCACTGCCCGGAAAAACctccaaaatatttgtattgGAATCAGAAAGGGCGTCAAAACCGTTCATGGAAGCCTCTCTTTCTgagtttggacttctatataaaaatccgaAGGGCAGTGTATGTGATCCAATCCCGAATTTAACCCAAAGGGAGTTAAATTCAGGATTCTCTGAGTCCAGGTGTTATCGTCTTTGGATTTTTTAtttccgattttatttcttgagcttcttgaagCCTCtaatttcatctgatttggctttgGCGCAataacttctgttatgactaccaacatccatgcaaagtattgtccaaattggtctttatggtgatataggcccccttcAAATATTGATACCCcaacatgacttcttgagaccatagaagCCTCAATAATTTCCCGATTCGATTgttgcaaaataattcaaatataaactgAGTTAATCGCTGTACGTTTTTAGAGGAATCCTTGGCgttgggtacccaagattcggcccggccaaacttggcacacttttctttttacttgttacttgtttgaaTTGAGCTTTCACATATTATTCATATCTTCCACCACTCATCTGTATATAAATAGAACATcttatgtatatttttatgtCAATAACGTCGGTATGTTTTCCCTTGTCAATGGCATATCCTGAAAATTTCCATTCTCCattaatttggatatcagtgGAAAGTTTTAGCATGTATCAGTGGAAAGTTTTCTAAAATGATGAAATCATCCTTCACTCATTGGATGCCATCCAAGGCAACTCATATCAATATGTCAATGTCTTAGTGCTGTACTCGGTGACTCGTCTCTTGTTTGCCGTGACAAATATCACGTGCAATGTGTGGCAATTTCACGCGTTTAGCCGTCATATGTTCCTTATACTCCATCACGTTTTCCTTAACATTTTCCTAAGCTTTCATCACATTGCATGAATCTTTGAGGGTAGGTGAGAAAATCGAATGACGTATCACCTCAGCATCATAGATTTGCATGTTTCACACTCATaacacacgcaaaaaaaaaaaaaaaacagcgacACTGTGATAAAGCGAGGAAAATTTCCGCAACAAGTTTCTTTTTGGGCGGTGTGGGTaaaaacgaaaaagaaaatgttaaggaAATGAAAATGTAGCATGGATTTTTAAATCAGCAAAGGgcttatacacacacacacacgcactttAGACACAAGCATTAAGTCCATGGGTTTTGAAAACATTGCAGATGTGTTAGTGTGCCACTGAATgcttaaaataaattgttatgAAAGTTGAAAAATCTCTTTTAAACCGCTATAGACTCTAATAGGCTTATAAttgataaaatataaatttttgttaattatacccaccaccataggatggggatatacctataaagtcattccgtttgaaacacctggAAACAtcgatctgggaccccataaaatatatattgggttgcccaaaaagtaattgcggatttttcatatagtcggcgttgacaaattttttcacagcttgtgactctgtaattgcattctttcttctgtcagttatcagctgttacttttagcttgctttagaaaaaaagtttaaaaaattatatttgattaaagttaattctaagttttattaaaaatgcatttacattcttttaaaaaatccgcaattactttttgggcaacccaatagaacctgctgtcaatagaagtaggattattgccataaatttattcaaatcattATCCACGGATCCCGGAAATCtcaatccaaaaaatttttagaaattttttcgttagaTTTTTGGTatattatagaccgaattgagctgttcttagcacagttgttggaagtcaaaaaaaatacacgtcgtgcgaaatttcattcaaatcggataagaaatgcgccctctagaggctcaagaagtcaagacccaccatcggtttatatgatagttatatcaggttatggaccgatttgaaccatacttagtacagttattggaagtcatagcgaaacacgtcgtgcgaaatttcattccaatcggatacgaaatgcgccctctagagcctcaagaagtcaaaacccaagatcgatttatatggccgctatatcaggttatggaccgatttaaaccatacttggcacagttgttggaaatcatagccaaatacgtcgtgcaaaatttcattccaatcggataagagagaattgcgccctttagaggctcaagaagacaaggcccaagatcggtttatatggcagctatatcaaaacgtagaccgatatggcccatttataatctcaaccgacctacactaataagaagtatttgtgcaaaatttcaagcggctaactttactccttcgaaacttggctcagatcggctaactttactccttcgaaatttagcgtgctttcgacagacagccggacggacggacagacatggctagttcgactttaaatgtcatgacgatcgagaatatatatactttatggggtcttagacaaatatttcgaggagttacatacagaatgacaaaattagtatatccccatcctatggtggagggtatactaagaAGAGATAATAGAACTcaacatatgcgatccatggtggaggtcgaaatctggaccgatctgtaccatattgcagaagtatgttaaggggcataacttaactcactgtccaaaatttcggcgacatcggacaataaatgcgcctttcatgggcccaaaaccttaaatagagagttcggtctatatggcagctatatccaaatctgaaccgataagggtCAAACTGAAGAAAACTGTTGAAGAGTCTAAGACAacttaatgtcccaaatttcagcaaattcggataataaatgtagggtcttattggcctaagacccttagtcggagaatcggtctatatggcagctatatccaaatctggactgatctgaaccaaattgacgaaggatgtcgagtagcctaacataactgtctgtctcaaatttcagcaaaatcggataataaatgtggtttttattgccctaagaccctaaatcggaggatcggtttatatgtcagctatatctaaatctggaccgatctgagccaaattgacgaaggatgtcgactagcctaacacaacccactgtcccaaatttctgcaaaatcggataataaatgtggcttttattggcctcagaccctaaatcggcggatcggtctatatgggggctatatcaagatatagtccgaacttaacctgcctatggacaaaaaaggatctgtgcaaagtttcagctcaatatctctatttgtaaagactgtagcgtgatttcaacagacaggcggacagacggacggataggtctagatcgtcttagatttttacgctaaacaagaatatatatacatagggtcggaaatggatatttcgatgtgtttcaaaatgaatgtacccccatccttcccattttagactttaaaaatgtttatgctaaatttcgactttggttttaaaaaataatcacgATGTTAGGTTGTCGTtagagagtttttcgctgaaacttaATCCTTAAAAAAAAGCGCACAAACATCTGAATTAGTCAAGCCATCTTTAAGATGACTTGTTTCATAAGCGGaatagaaatcaaatcgaatcttacttcccttattcaaatccaatttATCCAACGATGCTAATAGCAATAAACACAAATATCGTTTGTAAAacccttttttttttctttgcatgGTAGGAtaagccccccccccccttgcTACGTCTCtgaggggagctatatcaaaatttgaaccaatatgacccaattgcaatcttcaacgacctacgatatgaagtatttgtgcaaaattccaagcggctagcattacgcgttcgaatgctatcgtgatttcgacaaacgggcagacagacatggctaaatcaactgagaatgtcgagacgatcaagaatatatatgctttatgcgATCCTaggccaatatttcgaggtgttacaaacggtattacgagattagtatatccccatcctataataaatcatatttatgtcaaaaaatcacaaaaacggGCGTATGAAACGCTAATGAAAATATCTTTCTAAGCAATATTTGTTGTCTAAATAATATTaactaaattttgcaaataatacTTAAAGTTCAAGGTCACAATAACAATTAACACTTTCCTCCAGGAAAACTCTCAAAACAGCTCATTGAAGGCAATTAACAACCATTTGTTGGTCATTAGACACGTGGCCAGAGTAGTGCATACCCGAAGGTTATTGACAATTTTCAATGAGCTGAGGAGGTAAAAGTTCATCATTCGCGCTATGATTCTCAATAATACAacaatgggtcaattaatcatCAAGAGAAGGGGTTCATGCTGTACAAAGCTGCCTATATCGGCCAATTACCTTGGCTATTGTCGATATTCAAGAGGGAATGTTATTACAAAATGGGTCTAATGGGTCCAACGGACAGGTGGTCTAGTCGAAAACTGAGACATTTAATGTCAATCAAACCAATTTAGGCGGCCAATGTCCTTAGTATCAGTTTCAAAATCAGTTTTGCAAAATCTCCAAATCGccatatgaaataaaatggatAATTTTTTGGATTGAGTTATTGATGTTCATGGGACAGACACGTTTTGCGCTAACAATCTACGAATTGGTTTGAGCTATTTGGGTATTGGTTTCGTTTATGACCTGATCTGACCcgaaactgtttcaaattcctttGCAAATTTACtaagaattttttcaattaatctCAACTTAGATCCCATTAAGGCTGAAAATGGTAAATCGAAACCGTAGCTGGGGCAAATAATAATTATAACATCAATAGTAATTTAGTTCAATAACTGTTGTTTTAATGCTCATATTGGCTAATGAAAAGTTCATTGCCAATTGTGGTGCAAATGGTTGAGATCTCGAAGGCCAATCGTGTTCGTGTTATTCACTAACAAAGTGTGTGGATATATTTTCATGTCACTGATTGTTGTTAAAATGTCACTGGATAGCAACGAGCAGCCTATCGCTGGGGAGAGACCAGAGCATTA from the Stomoxys calcitrans chromosome 1, idStoCalc2.1, whole genome shotgun sequence genome contains:
- the LOC131994338 gene encoding uncharacterized protein LOC131994338: MFKIFFFLSFLAMAFAKPGYINSHPIVTSYHHAAPAVHVIRPVIATHSIATPLIHHHGGYIHGSGLHGSGLHGSGLHGGIHHHGLY